The proteins below come from a single Gordonia sp. X0973 genomic window:
- a CDS encoding nicotinate phosphoribosyltransferase, translating into MTRPSTALLTDHYELTMISAARSHPAADRPCVFEVFARRLPDGRRYGVVGGTGRLLDALADFRFTSDELALVSEFLDDETVAWLADYRFTGQIDGYREGELYFPGSPILTVKAPFADAVILETLILSILNHDSAIASAAARMVSAAGTRPIIEMGSRRTHEYAAVASARAAYLAGVTATSNLEAARSYGVPSAGTAAHAFTLLFTDEKGPQETDAFRAQVARLGTGTTLLVDTYDITRGVANAIEAAGPELGAVRIDSGDLGILARQVRDQLDSLGAHKTKIVVSGDLDEYAIASLRAEPVDIYGVGTSLVTGSGAPTAGMVYKLVEIDGIPVAKRSSHKESHGGAKGAARIARPSGTVTEEVLYPAGAPAPEVAGHATTPLQVPLVRDGAVVADAGTLTDAREHLRAALVTLPWEGLGLSHGEPAIPTRYAF; encoded by the coding sequence GTGACCCGCCCAAGCACAGCTCTCCTCACCGATCACTACGAGCTGACGATGATCTCGGCCGCGCGATCACACCCCGCGGCGGACCGGCCCTGCGTGTTCGAGGTATTCGCCCGACGTCTGCCCGACGGTCGTCGCTACGGCGTCGTCGGCGGCACCGGACGACTCCTCGACGCCCTCGCCGACTTCCGGTTCACCTCCGACGAGCTGGCCCTCGTCTCGGAATTCCTCGACGACGAGACGGTGGCCTGGCTCGCCGACTACCGCTTCACCGGCCAGATCGACGGCTACCGCGAGGGCGAGCTGTACTTCCCCGGTTCCCCCATCCTCACCGTCAAGGCACCCTTCGCCGACGCGGTGATCCTCGAGACCCTGATCCTCTCGATCCTCAACCACGACAGCGCCATCGCCTCGGCCGCCGCGCGCATGGTCTCGGCGGCCGGGACCAGGCCGATCATCGAGATGGGGTCGCGGCGCACCCACGAGTACGCCGCGGTGGCCAGTGCCAGGGCGGCCTACCTCGCCGGTGTGACGGCGACGTCGAACCTGGAGGCCGCACGCAGCTACGGCGTGCCCAGCGCGGGCACCGCGGCGCACGCCTTCACCCTGCTGTTCACCGACGAGAAGGGGCCGCAGGAGACCGACGCCTTCCGCGCGCAGGTCGCCCGGCTGGGCACCGGCACCACGCTGCTGGTGGACACCTACGACATCACCCGCGGCGTCGCCAACGCCATCGAGGCCGCCGGACCGGAGTTGGGCGCGGTCCGTATCGACTCCGGCGACCTGGGCATTCTCGCCCGCCAGGTGCGCGACCAGCTGGACTCCCTGGGCGCGCACAAGACGAAGATCGTCGTCTCCGGCGACCTCGACGAATACGCGATCGCCTCGCTGCGCGCCGAGCCGGTCGACATCTACGGCGTCGGCACGTCGCTGGTCACCGGCAGCGGTGCGCCGACCGCAGGCATGGTCTACAAGCTCGTCGAGATCGACGGCATCCCCGTCGCCAAACGGTCCAGCCACAAGGAATCGCACGGCGGGGCGAAGGGTGCCGCGCGCATCGCCCGGCCGTCGGGGACGGTGACCGAAGAGGTGCTGTACCCGGCCGGCGCGCCGGCACCGGAGGTCGCCGGCCACGCGACGACACCGCTGCAGGTGCCGCTGGTCCGCGACGGTGCCGTCGTCGCCGACGCCGGCACGCTGACCGACGCCCGCGAGCACCTGCGCGCCGCGCTGGTGACCCTGCCGTGGGAGGGGCTGGGCCTCTCACACGGCGAACCCGCCATCCCCACCCGCTATGCGTTCTGA
- the clpS gene encoding ATP-dependent Clp protease adapter ClpS, producing the protein MSLESGGSAAAPSGATVAEPETTVDESIDRPWVAVVWDDPVNLMPYVTYVFQKLFGYSRAKAHELMMQVHTEGKAVVSSGSRDRMEADVRKLHTAGLWATMQRDS; encoded by the coding sequence ATGTCCCTCGAGTCAGGCGGCAGCGCGGCCGCGCCTTCGGGTGCCACCGTCGCCGAGCCGGAGACGACGGTCGACGAGTCGATCGACCGTCCGTGGGTGGCGGTCGTCTGGGACGACCCGGTGAACCTGATGCCGTATGTGACCTACGTGTTCCAGAAACTGTTCGGCTACTCGCGCGCCAAGGCACACGAACTGATGATGCAGGTACACACGGAGGGCAAGGCTGTCGTCTCGTCGGGGTCGCGGGACCGGATGGAGGCCGACGTGCGCAAACTCCACACCGCCGGGCTGTGGGCGACGATGCAGCGGGATTCATGA
- a CDS encoding DUF2017 domain-containing protein has product MAGWRRRGSGERATYSAHCSQHESELLRSIVTSMCELLTERADSAPVDDLSALTGIASGHSVAPQDATLGRLLPDFHRPDQDEELGCDAVNGDLNGALRSINEPLIIDDKLAAAHCLLDTVPVGGGEITLTAAQADQWLTAINDVRLSLGAMLGISEDTPEELAPDHPYAAHLHVYRWLTEQQWILVEEMMGSGEGR; this is encoded by the coding sequence CTGGCCGGGTGGAGGCGACGGGGTTCGGGCGAGCGCGCCACCTACTCCGCGCACTGCAGCCAGCACGAATCCGAGTTGCTGCGGTCCATCGTCACCTCGATGTGCGAGCTGCTCACCGAGCGCGCCGACTCCGCGCCCGTCGACGACCTCTCGGCGCTCACCGGCATCGCGTCCGGGCACTCGGTTGCGCCGCAGGACGCGACGCTGGGCCGGTTGCTGCCCGACTTCCACCGGCCCGACCAGGACGAGGAGCTGGGCTGCGACGCGGTCAACGGGGACCTCAACGGCGCGTTGCGCAGCATCAACGAGCCGCTCATCATCGACGACAAGCTGGCCGCGGCGCATTGCCTGCTCGACACCGTGCCGGTGGGCGGCGGCGAGATCACCCTCACCGCGGCGCAGGCCGACCAATGGCTGACCGCGATCAACGACGTGCGGCTGTCGTTGGGGGCGATGCTCGGCATCTCCGAGGACACCCCAGAGGAATTGGCACCCGACCATCCCTATGCCGCGCACTTGCACGTGTACCGGTGGCTGACCGAGCAGCAGTGGATCCTCGTCGAGGAGATGATGGGGAGTGGGGAAGGCCGATGA
- a CDS encoding P1 family peptidase — MTTSTPGDRITEVAGIGVGHHTRLDAEVVLGTPESAGSGWATGTTVVTVPPGAAVAVDVRGGGPGTRETDLLDPANTVQTAHAIVLSGGSAFGLAAADGVMLGLEERGIGLPMDTLGHVVPIVAGAVIFDLLVGDWSARPDATFGAAALAAAGPDFATGTVGAGTGARAGALKGGIGTASITFDEGAAAGITVGALIVANPVGDVLDPATGLPWGAGESDLRYYGLQPPSESDRAALGAARAKSTPLNTTIGVVATDADLDQACTKRIAMAAHDGLARAIVPAHSPLDGDTIFAVATGATPGSARDALRGLTPPGMHPDVAIVAAVSAAAATVTQRAIVNAVLAADPVAGLPALRELLPSALAPADSGE; from the coding sequence ATGACGACGAGCACGCCGGGCGACCGGATCACCGAGGTCGCCGGGATCGGCGTCGGCCACCACACGCGCCTCGACGCCGAGGTTGTTCTGGGCACGCCTGAGTCCGCGGGTAGCGGCTGGGCGACGGGGACCACCGTCGTGACGGTTCCGCCCGGAGCCGCGGTCGCCGTCGACGTCCGCGGCGGCGGGCCGGGCACCCGGGAGACGGATCTGCTCGATCCGGCGAACACGGTGCAAACGGCGCACGCCATCGTGTTGAGCGGCGGCAGCGCGTTCGGGCTCGCCGCGGCCGACGGCGTGATGCTCGGGCTGGAGGAGCGCGGCATCGGGCTCCCGATGGACACGCTGGGCCACGTGGTGCCGATCGTCGCCGGGGCGGTGATCTTCGACCTCCTCGTCGGTGACTGGTCGGCCCGCCCGGACGCCACCTTCGGCGCCGCCGCGCTGGCCGCCGCCGGACCGGATTTCGCCACCGGCACGGTGGGCGCCGGCACCGGTGCGCGGGCCGGTGCGCTCAAAGGCGGCATCGGCACGGCGAGCATCACTTTCGACGAGGGGGCGGCTGCCGGGATCACCGTCGGCGCGCTGATCGTCGCCAATCCCGTCGGTGACGTGCTCGATCCCGCCACCGGTTTGCCGTGGGGCGCGGGCGAGAGCGATCTGCGGTACTACGGGCTACAGCCGCCGTCGGAGTCGGACCGGGCCGCGCTGGGGGCGGCGCGCGCCAAGTCGACGCCGCTGAACACGACGATCGGCGTGGTCGCGACCGACGCCGATCTCGACCAGGCTTGCACCAAGCGGATCGCGATGGCGGCCCACGACGGCCTGGCCCGCGCGATCGTGCCCGCGCACTCGCCGCTGGACGGCGACACGATTTTCGCGGTCGCGACCGGTGCCACCCCGGGTTCGGCCCGCGACGCGCTGCGCGGTCTGACGCCGCCGGGGATGCACCCCGACGTGGCGATCGTGGCCGCCGTGAGCGCCGCCGCGGCAACGGTGACGCAGCGGGCGATCGTCAACGCGGTGCTGGCCGCCGACCCGGTGGCCGGATTGCCCGCGCTGCGGGAGCTGCTGCCGTCTGCGCTGGCGCCGGCCGATAGCGGGGAATGA
- a CDS encoding Mov34/MPN/PAD-1 family protein has protein sequence MLRIDRRLVTQMVEHARADHPDEACGILAGPAGSDDPTRFVPMLNAERSPTFYRFDSGEQLKVWRAMDEADEEPVVVYHSHTATEPYPSRTDAGLAAEPGAHYVLIGTADPDVALVCSYRIVDGEITAEPVVVDGEGGDGPAFVVPDPDSDDHPARNKE, from the coding sequence ATGCTGCGGATCGATCGTCGGCTGGTGACGCAGATGGTGGAACACGCGCGCGCCGACCATCCCGACGAGGCCTGCGGAATCCTGGCCGGTCCGGCGGGGTCGGACGATCCGACGCGGTTCGTGCCGATGCTCAACGCCGAGCGCTCGCCGACGTTCTACCGGTTCGACTCGGGTGAACAGCTCAAGGTGTGGCGGGCGATGGACGAGGCCGACGAGGAGCCGGTCGTCGTCTATCACAGCCACACGGCCACCGAGCCCTACCCGTCGCGGACCGATGCCGGGCTGGCCGCTGAACCCGGCGCCCACTACGTGTTGATCGGGACGGCCGATCCCGACGTCGCCCTGGTGTGCAGCTATCGGATCGTCGACGGGGAGATCACCGCCGAACCCGTCGTCGTCGACGGGGAGGGCGGGGACGGCCCGGCCTTCGTCGTGCCCGATCCGGACTCCGACGACCATCCAGCCCGAAACAAGGAGTGA
- a CDS encoding MoaD/ThiS family protein — protein sequence MSVSVSIPTILRPHVGGAKRVSADGTTLAEVFADLEANHPGLKGRLRDDDGALLRFVNIYVNDEDVRFTGGPDTPVGDGDDVTVLPAVAGGAPFIAAGG from the coding sequence ATGTCCGTCTCCGTATCGATCCCGACGATCCTGCGGCCGCACGTCGGCGGGGCCAAGCGGGTCAGTGCCGACGGCACGACGCTGGCCGAGGTGTTCGCCGACCTCGAGGCCAACCACCCCGGACTCAAGGGGCGGCTGCGCGACGACGACGGCGCCCTGCTGCGCTTCGTCAACATCTATGTCAACGACGAGGACGTCCGCTTCACCGGCGGCCCGGACACCCCGGTCGGCGACGGGGACGACGTCACCGTGCTCCCGGCCGTCGCCGGGGGCGCACCGTTCATCGCCGCCGGGGGCTGA
- a CDS encoding PLP-dependent cysteine synthase family protein yields the protein MARYDSLVESVGHTPLVGLPRLSPRWADPAPGAERMDLHVRLWLKLEDRNPTGSIKDRAALAMVEAAERDGTLKPGATVLEPTSGNTGISLAMACKLKGYRLICVMPENTSAERRQLLEMYGARIISSPAAGGSNTAVAVAKELAADNPDWTMLYQYGNEANARAHYEHTAPELWADLPEITAFVAGLGTTGTLMGVGRFLREKRDDIAIVAAEPRYGDEVYGLRNVDEGFVPELYDESVLTRRFSVTGEDAVARVRELVEVEGIFAGVSTGAILHAGMRLAQAAVRAGECADIAMVMPDAGWKYLSTGVYGADPDAAVAGVEGQLWA from the coding sequence GTGGCGCGTTACGACTCGCTCGTCGAGTCGGTGGGCCACACCCCGCTGGTCGGATTGCCGCGGTTGTCACCGCGCTGGGCCGACCCGGCGCCGGGAGCGGAGCGAATGGACCTCCACGTCCGGTTGTGGCTGAAGCTCGAGGACCGCAATCCGACCGGGTCGATCAAGGACCGGGCGGCGTTGGCGATGGTCGAGGCGGCCGAGCGCGACGGGACGCTGAAACCCGGGGCGACGGTGCTGGAGCCGACGAGCGGCAACACCGGGATCTCGTTGGCGATGGCCTGCAAGCTCAAGGGGTACCGCCTGATCTGCGTGATGCCGGAGAACACGTCGGCCGAGCGACGGCAGTTGTTGGAGATGTACGGCGCGCGGATCATCTCCTCGCCCGCCGCGGGCGGGTCGAATACCGCTGTCGCGGTGGCCAAGGAGCTGGCCGCGGACAACCCGGATTGGACGATGCTCTACCAGTACGGCAACGAGGCCAACGCCCGTGCGCACTACGAGCACACCGCGCCCGAGCTGTGGGCCGATCTGCCGGAGATCACGGCATTCGTCGCGGGCCTGGGCACCACCGGCACCCTGATGGGGGTCGGTCGGTTTCTGCGGGAGAAGCGCGACGACATCGCGATCGTCGCGGCCGAGCCGCGGTATGGCGACGAGGTCTACGGCCTGCGCAACGTCGACGAGGGGTTTGTGCCGGAGCTCTACGACGAATCGGTCCTCACCAGGCGCTTCTCGGTGACCGGCGAGGACGCGGTGGCGCGGGTGCGCGAACTCGTCGAGGTGGAGGGGATCTTCGCCGGGGTGTCGACCGGGGCCATCCTGCACGCCGGGATGCGGCTGGCGCAGGCGGCGGTGCGCGCCGGCGAGTGCGCCGACATCGCGATGGTGATGCCCGACGCGGGCTGGAAGTATCTGTCGACCGGCGTGTACGGGGCCGATCCCGACGCCGCCGTGGCGGGCGTCGAGGGCCAGCTGTGGGCATGA
- the murI gene encoding glutamate racemase, whose amino-acid sequence MDQASPISIDQQAPIGIFDSGVGGLTVARAIIDQLPDEDIVYIGDTANGPYGPLTIPEVRRHALAIGDELASRGVKAIVIACNTASAACLRDARERYAPIPVIEVVLPAVRRAVATTKSGRIGVIGTQATVSSRAYEDAFAAARDAQITSVACPKFVDFVERGITSGRQILGLAQGYVEPLQEAAVDTLVLGCTHYPLLSGVLQLAMGEEVTLVSSAEETAKDVLRVLTEMDLLHPHSNRESKRVFTATGAPDSFAKLAKRFLGPAVGHVEHL is encoded by the coding sequence GTGGACCAGGCCAGCCCGATCAGCATCGACCAGCAGGCGCCGATCGGCATCTTCGATTCCGGTGTGGGCGGCCTGACCGTCGCGCGCGCGATCATCGATCAACTGCCCGACGAGGACATCGTTTACATCGGCGACACCGCCAACGGTCCGTACGGCCCGCTCACGATCCCCGAGGTCCGCCGGCACGCGTTGGCGATCGGCGACGAGCTGGCCTCACGCGGCGTCAAGGCCATCGTCATCGCCTGCAACACCGCGTCGGCCGCATGTCTGCGCGACGCCCGGGAGCGATACGCGCCCATCCCGGTCATCGAGGTCGTGCTGCCCGCGGTCCGTCGGGCCGTCGCGACGACCAAGTCCGGGCGCATCGGTGTGATCGGCACCCAGGCCACGGTCTCCTCGCGCGCCTACGAGGACGCGTTCGCGGCCGCGCGCGACGCACAGATCACCTCGGTGGCCTGCCCGAAGTTCGTGGACTTCGTGGAGCGCGGGATCACCAGCGGGCGCCAGATCCTCGGATTGGCGCAGGGATATGTGGAGCCGCTGCAGGAGGCCGCCGTCGACACGTTGGTACTCGGCTGCACGCACTACCCGCTGCTGTCCGGGGTCCTCCAGCTCGCGATGGGCGAGGAGGTCACCCTCGTCTCCAGTGCCGAGGAGACCGCCAAGGATGTACTGCGGGTGCTGACCGAGATGGACCTGCTGCACCCGCACTCCAACCGCGAGAGCAAGCGCGTCTTCACCGCGACCGGCGCCCCCGACTCCTTCGCCAAGCTGGCCAAGCGGTTCCTCGGCCCGGCGGTCGGGCACGTCGAGCACCTGTAG
- a CDS encoding type I restriction endonuclease, with translation MATLSEQISALARKIESTKDGIETEEATKNAFIMPFISNVLGYDVFDPAEVVPEFTADVALKRGEKVDYAIFHDGSIQLLIECKPIGSPLDLRHAGQLFRYFSVTSARIAILTNGQEYQVFTDSELPNRMDEKPFLVFDLLDLDRSLLPEIQKLSKDAFDLDSVINAAQELKYVGGIRRLIADEVKEPSDDWVRYFVSRIYDGKATQRVLDQFRPLVAKALGQYVGAQVNDRLKAALGDDANAENDASVAARQQTKIETEPLVEADTPSPDIVTTDEEIDGFNIVRAIAVAEVPPERVSFRDGKAYFAVLLDDNNRKPVIRLHLNGQNVKFVSTFERGKDAPTRHDIESVVDIYRVSDQIRQTIRSHLT, from the coding sequence GTGGCAACGCTCAGCGAGCAAATCAGCGCATTGGCACGGAAGATTGAATCCACGAAAGACGGCATCGAAACCGAGGAAGCTACAAAGAATGCCTTCATTATGCCGTTCATCTCCAACGTGCTCGGATATGACGTATTCGATCCGGCCGAGGTGGTGCCAGAGTTCACCGCTGATGTGGCGCTAAAGCGCGGCGAGAAGGTCGACTACGCAATCTTCCACGATGGAAGCATTCAACTTCTGATCGAATGCAAACCCATCGGATCACCCCTTGATCTTCGACATGCAGGCCAGCTCTTCCGCTACTTCTCGGTCACGTCCGCCCGCATCGCGATCCTGACCAACGGACAGGAATACCAGGTGTTCACCGATAGCGAGCTGCCGAACCGTATGGACGAGAAGCCGTTCCTGGTGTTCGACCTACTCGATCTGGATCGCAGCCTCCTGCCCGAAATTCAGAAGCTATCGAAGGACGCTTTCGATCTGGACTCGGTTATCAACGCCGCACAAGAGCTGAAGTATGTCGGCGGTATCCGCCGTCTGATCGCCGACGAGGTCAAAGAACCTTCCGACGATTGGGTCCGATACTTCGTCTCTCGAATCTACGACGGCAAGGCGACTCAGAGAGTGCTCGACCAGTTCCGCCCCCTCGTCGCGAAGGCACTCGGTCAATACGTCGGCGCACAGGTCAACGACCGACTCAAGGCCGCGTTGGGCGACGACGCAAACGCGGAGAACGACGCATCAGTGGCGGCTAGGCAGCAGACCAAGATCGAGACCGAACCCCTCGTCGAGGCGGACACGCCGTCGCCGGACATCGTCACGACCGATGAGGAGATCGATGGGTTCAACATCGTGAGGGCGATCGCCGTCGCCGAAGTCCCGCCCGAGCGCGTCAGCTTCCGCGACGGCAAGGCATACTTCGCCGTGCTCTTGGACGACAACAACCGCAAACCTGTTATTCGCCTGCACTTGAACGGTCAGAATGTGAAGTTCGTATCGACCTTCGAGCGTGGAAAAGATGCACCGACTCGGCACGACATCGAATCCGTGGTCGACATCTACCGCGTGTCAGACCAGATTCGGCAGACGATCCGCAGCCACCTGACCTGA
- a CDS encoding cyclic nucleotide-degrading phosphodiesterase has protein sequence MHLTVLGCSGSVNGPGAACSGYLVSAPGELPVLIDCGPGVFGELQAVADPNDVAVVLSHLHADHCMDLPAMLVWRRWAPVPATGRAPMFGPEGTAQRIGAGSSEFPGEIDDISDTFDVAEWVEGEPVALRGLTFDARKMDHPPATYGLRIAGPNGEVLAYSGDTAPCDQLIELARGADVFLCEASWTHDPANRPSHLHMSGVEAGQAAQAAGVGVLAITHIPPWTSSADILAEARSAFSGHIELVQQGQELDVSAVASRA, from the coding sequence ATGCATCTGACAGTCCTTGGATGCTCGGGCAGCGTTAACGGCCCCGGGGCGGCGTGTTCGGGATACCTTGTGTCCGCCCCCGGTGAACTGCCCGTTCTCATCGACTGCGGACCTGGCGTGTTCGGGGAACTCCAGGCCGTCGCCGACCCCAACGACGTGGCAGTGGTGTTGAGCCACCTGCATGCCGACCACTGCATGGACCTGCCCGCGATGTTGGTGTGGCGCAGATGGGCGCCCGTTCCGGCGACCGGCCGCGCGCCGATGTTCGGACCGGAGGGAACCGCACAGCGGATCGGCGCGGGTTCGTCGGAGTTCCCCGGCGAGATCGACGACATCAGCGACACCTTCGACGTCGCCGAGTGGGTCGAGGGCGAGCCGGTGGCCCTGCGGGGGCTCACCTTCGACGCGCGCAAGATGGACCATCCGCCGGCGACCTATGGTCTGCGGATCGCCGGCCCGAACGGGGAGGTCCTGGCCTACAGCGGTGATACCGCGCCCTGCGATCAGCTCATCGAGTTAGCGCGCGGCGCCGACGTCTTCCTGTGCGAGGCATCGTGGACGCACGACCCCGCTAACCGGCCGTCGCATCTGCACATGTCCGGGGTGGAGGCGGGGCAGGCGGCGCAGGCCGCCGGCGTCGGGGTCCTCGCGATCACGCACATACCGCCGTGGACCTCGTCGGCCGACATCCTCGCCGAGGCGCGGTCTGCCTTCTCCGGTCATATCGAGCTGGTGCAGCAGGGCCAGGAGTTGGACGTGTCGGCGGTGGCGTCGCGGGCCTGA
- the rph gene encoding ribonuclease PH — translation MTTRADGRADDELRPIRFTRGFTTHPAGSVLVEFGQTRVLCTASVTEGVPRWRKGSGKGWLTAEYAMLPAATHERNSRESVKGKVGGRTHEISRLIGRSLRACVDLSAIGENTIAIDCDVLQADGGTRTAAITGAYVALADAITYLRAGDKLTDPQPLSCAIAAVSVGIVDGRVRLDLPYEEDSRAEVDMNVVATDAGTLVEVQGTAEGATFSRATLDKLLDLAQAGTEKLFAAQREVLADDYPGVLPGVANS, via the coding sequence GTGACGACACGTGCAGACGGCCGAGCCGACGACGAACTCCGGCCCATTCGATTCACCCGCGGATTCACCACCCACCCGGCCGGCTCGGTGCTGGTCGAATTCGGTCAGACCAGGGTCCTGTGTACGGCCAGCGTGACCGAGGGCGTGCCCCGGTGGCGCAAAGGCTCCGGCAAGGGCTGGCTCACGGCCGAGTACGCGATGCTGCCCGCGGCCACGCACGAGCGCAACTCGCGCGAATCGGTCAAGGGAAAGGTCGGCGGCCGCACCCACGAGATCAGCCGGTTGATCGGCCGGTCGCTGCGCGCCTGCGTCGACCTCTCGGCCATCGGCGAGAACACCATCGCCATCGACTGCGACGTCCTCCAGGCCGACGGCGGCACGCGCACCGCGGCGATCACCGGTGCCTACGTCGCCCTCGCCGACGCGATCACCTACCTGCGCGCCGGTGACAAGCTCACCGACCCGCAGCCGCTGTCCTGCGCGATCGCGGCCGTCAGCGTCGGCATCGTCGACGGGCGGGTGCGCCTGGACCTGCCGTATGAGGAGGACTCGCGCGCCGAGGTCGACATGAACGTCGTCGCGACCGATGCGGGCACCCTCGTCGAGGTGCAGGGCACCGCCGAGGGGGCGACCTTCTCCCGCGCGACGCTCGACAAGCTGCTCGACCTGGCCCAGGCGGGAACCGAGAAATTGTTCGCCGCCCAGCGCGAAGTGCTCGCCGACGACTACCCGGGCGTCCTGCCCGGCGTCGCGAACTCCTGA
- the rdgB gene encoding RdgB/HAM1 family non-canonical purine NTP pyrophosphatase — translation MTRVLLASRNAKKLTELRRVVASAGLSGIEIVGLDDVPAYPEEPETGATFEENALIKARSGAAATGLACVADDSGLAVDALNGMPGVLSARWSGRHGDDQANNDLLLGQLGDVPVDRRGAAFVSACALVLPSGAETVVRGEWRGTIVSAPRGASGFGYDPLFVPDDEAAGGRTSAELEPAEKDALSHRGKALAQLLPALRRLG, via the coding sequence ATGACCCGCGTCCTGCTCGCGTCGCGCAATGCCAAGAAGCTGACGGAGCTGCGCCGCGTCGTCGCCTCCGCCGGTCTGTCGGGCATCGAGATCGTCGGACTCGACGACGTGCCGGCCTACCCGGAGGAGCCGGAGACCGGGGCGACCTTCGAGGAGAACGCACTCATCAAGGCCCGCTCCGGGGCGGCGGCGACCGGGCTGGCCTGTGTGGCCGACGATTCCGGGCTGGCCGTCGATGCGCTGAACGGCATGCCGGGTGTGCTCTCCGCGAGATGGTCGGGTCGTCACGGCGACGATCAGGCCAACAACGACCTGCTGTTGGGCCAGCTGGGCGATGTGCCGGTCGACCGTCGCGGTGCCGCCTTCGTCTCGGCCTGCGCGCTGGTCCTGCCCTCGGGGGCGGAGACCGTCGTGCGCGGGGAGTGGCGGGGAACCATCGTGTCGGCACCGCGCGGGGCATCCGGGTTCGGCTACGACCCGCTGTTCGTCCCCGACGACGAGGCCGCCGGGGGTCGTACCTCGGCCGAACTCGAGCCTGCCGAGAAGGATGCGCTCAGCCACCGGGGCAAGGCATTGGCGCAGTTGCTGCCCGCGCTGCGTCGGCTGGGCTGA